The Arcobacter roscoffensis genome segment GTTAATTTAAGGTTACTTTTAATTAACAAGCTATTAACTCTTGATTAATTACTAAGGGATACAATACAATCACTTAAAATATCTGGCTTTGATATTTCAATTTTTAGATTATTAATTTTATACAGTTTGTATAGCTTTCCCTCCATGTAGGCGATTGCTTCTTCTAGTAGTTCAAATTTTTTCTTTTTCATTTGTTTTTTTATAAAGTCTGAAACTTCACTATAATCTATGAAATAATCTTTTTTATAAATGTAGTTAAATGATACATTTATAATAACTTTTTGTTTTTCTTTTCTTTCAAAGGGAAGTATTCCAATGATACATTTGAATGTTAGTTCTTTTATGTTTATTCTTAGATTTTGTTTCATATTGTTTATGTCCTTATGATTTATTGTAGTAGAAAATTTAGATTTATTTTTTGATTAAGAGGAGATAGGGGAAGAGCTATCTATAGTAGATAACTCTCTTTTCATTGGGAAAAAAAACTTATGTTAGATAACTTTTTTTTCCTCTCCCTTGATAATTCTTACTATATTTGGGATATGTTTATAGTAGATAATAAATGCTATTAGATACATAGGAGCATTTGAGCCTATGTCTAAGCCATCATTCATAAGTGTAGCACTTACTATTACAGCTGTTAATCCTAAAAGTGAAGATAGTGATGAAATTTTTAGAACTTTTGCAGCTATTATCCACGTCAGAGCTCCTATTAAAGTTGCAACTGGTACTAAAGCTATATATACACCAAGTCCAGTAGCAACTCCTTTACCACCTTCAAGTCCTAGGTATATAGAATAACAGTGACCTAAAACTGCTAAAACAGCAATCATCCATAAAGTTTGTTCATTCATTCCCATACTCATAGCTATTAAGATTACTACTGTACCTTTTAGTGCATCAAGTATTACTGTTGCGATACCTAGTTTTTTTGCTAAGCTTGGATTTGTTTCTTTTACTACTCTTAGTACATTTGTTGCACCAATTGATTTACTACCTTGAGATTTTATATCAACACCTGCGAAAGTTTTTGCAAGAAGAAGTCCAAAAGGAATAGAACCTATTAAATATGCTGCAAGATAAAATAGCACATTAGGGTTTGTTAAAAAATCCATTTATTACCTTTAATTTGTTGTTTATAGTGAGTTTTCACCTATTTAGTTAAAAGGATTATAACTAAAATTTAGTTATATTATCATTTAAATATGTTTTATTGAAGGTTTATTTTGAATTTAAAAGAAGAGATAATAAAGCTTAAAGAGGAGCTAGATGTAACACTTGTAGCTCATTTTTACCAAAGAGATGAAGTTTTTGAATTAGCAGATATTACAGGTGACTCTTTAGAATTAGCAAAAAAAGCAAAATTAACAGACTCAAAATTTATTGTTTTTTGTGGTGTTGGTTTTATGGGTGAGAGTGTAAAAGTACTTGATCCAAATAAAAGAGTTTTAATGCCAAAAATTGCATGTTGTGCAATGGCAAGAATGATTGATGAAGGTTATTACGAGCAAAATTTAAAACAAATAAATGATGCAGGAATACCAAATGAAAATATTTTACCTATTACATATATTAACTCAAGTGCAAGAGTGAAAGCAAGAGTTGGTGAGATGGGTGGTATGGTTTGTACTTCATCAAATGCTTATAAGATTATTGAAAAAGGTTTAAAGTCTGGCAAAAAAATATTTTTTGTTCCAGATAGATGTTTAGGGCAAAACTTTGCAAAATCTTTAAATCTAAAATCAGCAGTTGTTGGTGATGGAACTGATTTAAAAGAAGCTGATATTATATGTTACAACGGTTTTTGTTCAGTTCATCAGCAGTTTACTGTAGAAGATATAGAGTTTTATAGAAACAAATATCCTGATATTTTAATTGCAGTTCATCCAGAATGTGATCCAAGTATTTGTGATGAGGCTGATTTTGTAGGTTCAACTTCTCAGTTAATTAAATATATTAAAGAGTTACCAGAAGATCAAAAGATTGCAGTGGGAACTGAGTTTAATATGGTAAATAGACTAAGAGAAAAGAATACTTATATTTTAAGTTCTACAAAGCCTGAGTGTCCAACTATGAATGAGACAACATTAGAAGATGTTTACAATACTTTAAAATCAATTAAAGATGACAATATCTCAAAAGAGAATGAAATATTTATTGATGAAGAGACTGTTAAATACGCAAGAGTAGCATTAGAAAGGATGTTTGAAGTATGATAAACATAAAAAAATTTGTTAAAAATGCCATTATAGAAGATAATGGTAGAGGGGATTTATTCTTTGATGTTGCTCCAAAAGGAAGATTTACAGCAAGAGCTATTTCTAAATCTGATGGTATTGTTGCAGGTATTCAGTATGCAAAAGTATTAGCAAGAACTGAAAAATTTGATTGTAAATTTCTTAAAAGAGATGGTGAAGAGATAAAAGCAGGTGAGGTTATAGCTGAACTTGAGGGTAAAGCTTCCGTTTTACTTTCATCTGAGAGAACTTTTTTAAATATGCTTCAACATGCAAGTGGTATTGCAACAGAAGCAAATAAATATGCAAAACTTTTAGAAGGTTATGATGTTGTTTTACTTGATACAAGAAAAACAAGACCTCAATTAAGAGATTTTGAAAAGTATGCAAGTAGAGTAGGTGGTTCTATAAATCACAGACTTGGACTTGATGATTGTTTAATGCTTAAAGATACTCACTTAAGAACTATTAAGGATTTAAAAGGCTTTATTAAAAAAGCAAGAAAAAGAATCTCTTGGGTTACAAAAATAGAGATTGAGTGTGAAACATTTTCGCAAGTAGAAGAGGCTATGGAAGCGGGTGCTGATATAATCATGTGTGATAATATGACTCCTGAACAAATTAAAGATGTAGTTAAATACAGAGATGAAAAATATCCTCATATTTTATTAGAAGCTAGTGGAAATATAAATCTTGATACTATTCAAACTTACGCAAAAACAGGTGTTGATGCAATTAGTAGTGGAAGTATTATACATCAAGCTACATGGTTAGATTTTTCAATGAAGTTTGATTAATAACAAAAAGTATTGTTAACTTTTTGTTATCACAAGTTCAATAGAATTAAAAGCTTAAGCAAAAGGAGAAGGATTGGAAAAAGATTTTATTGTTAGTAATAAAATAGATATGGCTGATTATACAAAAGCCTTAGATTTAATAGAAAAGAGTAAATATATACTTATCATTACTCATGTAAATCCCGACCCTGATTCTATTGGTTCAGCTTTAGCTTTATCAAATTTACTTCATGAAAATAGAATAAAGCATAAAGTATTTAACATAAGTTCTGATTTGCCAGAGAATTTAAATTTTATTGAAAGATTTGACAAAATCACAGATCAGTTGCCTAAGTTTTTTGACTTAGCCATATCTGTTGATTGTGGAACATATAAAAGACTAGGTTTTGAATTAGACCCAAGTATTCCACTTATAAATTTTGATCATCATAAATCAAATAATGGTTTTGGAACTATAAACATAGTTGATTCACAAAAAAGCTCAACAGCTGAAATAGTATATGACTTTTTTAAACACAATGGTTTATATATCACAAAAAATTCTGCAACTGCACTTTATGTGGGGATATATGATGATTCATTGGCATTTTCATTGGGAAGATGTGATGAATTAACTTTTGATAAGGTGAACTTTTTAGTTCAATGCGGAGCAAATCCATCTGCAATTGCAAATAAGCTTTTAAGAAGAGATTCACTAGCAAAATATAGAATCATACCTAAGGTATTAAATAGTTTAGAACTTTACAAAGAAGGTGAAGTCGCATCAATTTATGCAAAAGAACTATGGTTTAAACAAACAGGTGCACACAATAGAGATTGTGAAGATGCCTTAGATATGATTATGAGTATGGCAATTGTAAGAGTTGCAATTTTTGTAAGAGTTGTAAATGGAAGTACGAGAGTATCTCTTCGATCAAAAGGAAAATTTGATGTTGCAAGAATTGCATCAAATTTTGATGGTGGAGGGCATTTAAATGCTGCTGGCTGTGCTATTGATACAATAGATGAGCAAGAAGCAAAAAATTTAGTAATAAAGGAAATTTTTGAGTTTTACAAGTAGAAAAAAGAGTAATAAAGTTAAAAAATTATTAGTATATATTGTTGTTCTTTTAATAGTAGGTATAACAGCCTTTGTTTTTTTATCTCCAACTTTTGAAAAGAATGCTCCTAAAGTAGAATTTTCACAAGATAAGTTTTGGAATTTTAAGAAGCCATTAGAGATTAAGTTTTCAGATGATAATGAAATAAAATCGTATAAAGTTGCATATTTTGATGGAAAAGAGTTAAAAAAACTTGAAACAAAGGTTTTAAATAACAATGGAAAAGAGATTTTAGTAGAAGTTATACCTCCTAAGTTTAATAGACTTCAAACCGCTCCTAAACAAATTGTTTTAAAAACAGAAGTTATTGATAATAGTAAATGGAACTTTTTTAAGGGTAATATAACAAGAGAAGATATTAATATTGATATTGATAGAAAAAATCCAGTTGCAAATGTAATAGCTAATTCTTATTTAATAAGACAAGGTGGAAGTGCTAGTGTTGTTGTTGAAGTAAAAGATGAAAATCTAAAAGATTTTTATATCTCTTTTAATGATGAAGAGAGATTTGAACTTATTCCTTTTTATAAGAAAAACTTTTATATGGCAATTGTTGCTTGGCCAGTTACTATTGAAGAGTTCAAAAGAGTTAATTTAGTTGCAATTGATAAGGCTGGAAACAAAACTACTACAAAAGTACCATATTATATTAAAAACTTAAATGTAAAAGTTGATGATATAAAGATATCTAGTAGTTTTGTAAATAAAGTTAGTAAAAATGTACTTTCTAAAAGTGGATATGATATTCCAGATGGAATAGCAGAAGCTTTTGTAATGGCAAATAAAGACTTAAGAGCCGAAAATGTTAAAATTATAAAAGATGTATCTAGACAAAATTTAGATTATTCAATTGTTACAAGTTTTGATTTAGATGCTTTTAATCAATTAAGAGGTTCAAAGACATTTTCAAGATATGCAGAAAGAAGACACTATTATTATAATGGCAAAAAAATAGATGAAGCTTGGCATTTAGGAATGGACTGGGCTAGTATTAGAAATGCAAAGATTTATGTAACAAACCCTGGAAGAGTTGTATTTAAAGAGTATTTAGGGATCTATGGACACACAGCTATTATTGATCATGGCTTTGGTTTATCTACTCTTTATGCTCATACAAGTAAGTTAAATGTAGAACTAAATGATTTTGTAAATGCAAAAGAACATATTGCAAATACAGGCTCTACTGGAGCAGTATTTGGAGATCATCTTCACTTTGGTGTATTGGTTCAAGGTCTTGAAGTTAATCCTTTAGAATGGATGGATAAAAAGTGGATAGATATTAATATAAAGAAAATTTTAAATCAAGCAAAGAAAGTGATAGATACTAAATGAAACAAAGAACAATAGCTAAAAGTGTTGAAATTGTAGGAGTAGGACTTCACAAAGGAGTTCCAGTTAAAATGAAACTTGAACCATTAGATTCTGATATGGGGATAGTTTTTTATAGAGTGGATGCTGGTGTTACTATACCTTTAGAAATTGATAATGTTGTAGATACTAAAATGGCAACTGTTATTGGGAAAGATGATGTTGTTGTATCTACAATTGAGCATCTTTTATCAGCTGTTTATGCATATGGAATTGATAACCTAAGAGTAGTAATTGATAATGATGAAGTTCCAGTACTTGATGGAAGTTCATCTGGTTATTGTATGTTAATTGAAGAAGCAGGTATAAAAGAGCTTGAAAAATCAAAAAAAGCTATAAAAGTAAAAAAAGAAGTTGAAGTAACGACACCAGAAGGGAAAAGAGTTTGTTTAAAACCATCAAATAGAATCATATATGATTTTCAAATCTCTTTTGAACATCCATCAATAGGTGAGCAAAATTTTCATTTTGATTACTCTATTGCTGAATATAAAGAAAATATTAGTAGAGCTAGAACCTTTGGATTTTTGCATGAGGTGCAATACTTAAGAAGTATTGGTCTTGCAAAAGGTGGTTCTATGGAAAATGCTATTGTATTGGATCAATCAAAGGTTTTAAACCCTGAGGGTTTAAGATACACAGATGAGTTTGTAAGACATAAAATATTAGATGCAATTGGTGATATGGCACTTCTTGGTTATACAATGGTTGGTGAATATGATGCAATTGCTGGAAGCCATCACTTAAATCATCTTTTAACAAAAGAGTTATATAAAGATGAAGCAAATTATGAAATAATTGATTTAGAAGAAGCTAATGAAGAAGCAGAAGTATTTGAACTTGCTTATTCAAAAGTAGAAGTTTAGGACAAAAATTTGACAGAAGTTTTAGTTATTAGTATCTCTAATCCTATTTTAATAGGTATATATAAGAATGAAAATTTAATAAAAGAGTATAAGTTAGAAGGTAAAACTTCTGACTTACTTCCCCAACTATTTGAAAAAATATTAAAAGAGTATGATATAGATAGATTAAACTATGTAAACACACCTGGGTCTTACATGGCGATAAAAGTATCATATGTATTTTTAAAAACTGTAAGTATCACTAAAAATATTGAGTTAAGAGCCTGTAGTGGTTTTGAATTTAATGAAAACTCTCCAATAAAAGCCCTAGGAAAAAAGTACTTTATTCAGGATGAAAATGAAATTAAAGTAGACTTTTTAGAAAAAGATTGTATAATTCGCGACTTTGAATTACCTAAGAGTATAGATAAAATAAATTTTAATAAACAGACATTACCAATTTATAATTTACCTGCTGTTTAAGAAGGAAATAGATGAAAGTAAGCGTTCCAGCTACTAGTGCAAATTTAGGACCAGGGTTTGACTCACTTGGTATTGCAATTACTATGAAAAACCAAGTAATCATTAGACCATCTAAATTTCATAGTGTATCATTAAAAGGAGAGGGTGCTAATAACCCTGTATTAAAAGATAACAATATGTTTATCTCAATTTTTAATGATTTCTATCATAATTTGTCACATAAGAAAAGACATTTTAGATTTGAATTTTTTAATGAAATTCCATTATCAAGAGGTTTAGGAAGCTCTTCTGCTGTTATTGTTTCAGCAATTGCAAGTGCCTATGCTATTGAGGGAATTAAACTTGATAAGAATAAGCTACTAAATCTAGCTTTAGCATATGAAAACCATCCTGATAACATTACACCAGCTGTAATGGGTGGATTTAATGTAGCAACTGTTCAAGACAATGAAGTAAGATATATTAACAAATCAATACCAAAAGCTTTGAAAGCTGTTATTGTTGTTCCAAATAGACCTATTTCTACACAATTATCGAGAAAAACCTTGCCTTTTAAATACTCAAAAGATGATGTAATATTTAATATTTCACATTCATCATTATTAACAGCAGCATTTATGAGTGAAGATTGGAAGATGTTAAGAACAGCATCTTTAGATAAGGTTCACCAAAAATATAGAATGAAACAGATGCCAGAACTTTTTGATGTACAAAAATCTGCACTTAGAAGTGGAGCTTTAATGAGTACTCTTTCAGGTTCAGGATCTACTTTATTTTCTATTTGTTTTGCCGATGATGCAAAGAGAATTGAGAAGGCTTTAAGAAATAGATTTTCACACTTCAAAGTATTTACTAGTGACTTTGATAACACTGGTGTGAAGATAGATTTATAAGTTTTTTGATAAATAAGTATATTTTAGGTATAATAATTGGCTAATTCGAAAAAAACTTTAAGAACTTGTGTTTTTTGTAGAGGTAAATTTGAACAAAAAGAGTTGTTAAGGTTAAAATGTGAAGAAAAGAAAATTGTATTATACAATCACAAAGGTAGAAGTTTTTACATTTGTAGTTGTTGTATAGAGAAAGTACAGTTAGATATTAATCAAAGAGATTATAAAAGATTTGAAAACGCACTATGTAGAGAGTGTAAAAATAAAGATAAGTATGTTCTACAACTTAAGGAGATTTTAGCAGATGTCAGATAAAGTAAGAGTTTATGAAATTGCAGATGAGGCAGGGGCGAGCAGCCAAGAAGTAATAGCGAAAGCGAAAGATTTAAGTATTGAACTTAAGTCGCCTCAGAGTGCAGTTTCTTACGAAGATGCAGAAGAAATTGCAAACTATATAATGACCGGTAAGAGTAAAAAGTTAGCTAAGAAAGCTACACCGGAAACAAAGAAACCTACAGTTAAAAAAGTTGAAAAACCTGTAGAGAACGAAGACTCAAAAGCAGAAGAGAAAAAAGAAGAAGCACCAAAAACGGTTGAAGTAAAAAAGACTGAAAAGAAAGAAGAAGCTATATCTAAACCTATAAATAATGTAGAGAAACCTCAAACTGAAGAAAAAAAAGAAGAAGAGAAAAAAGTAGAGAATAAACCTAAAAAGATTATTCCAAAAAGAAGAGGTCTTAAGATTATTAAGAAGAAAAAGCCAAGACCTGAACCAAAAGAAGAAGTAATAACTCACTCAGCGCCAACTGATAAAGCTAAAATGAAATCACTTAGTGAAATTTTAGGTGCAGATAAAGAAGAGAAAAAATCTACTCCTCAATATAACTCAAATGATGAAGCTGCAAAAAAAGCTAAAGCTAAAAAGAAAAAGCAACCAGCAAAAACACATGTACATGGTAAAAAGCTAGAAGTACAAAGAGATACTAATGATTTCAATAATACTTCAACAGACTCACTTTTAGGTGAAGAAGTTGTTTTACTTGATATGGACTTATCTGATACTTCAAAACTTTTTGAAGAATCAAAACCAAATAATAATAATCAAAACAAACAAGCAAGAGGATCTAAACCTGCAGCATTTGGTAATAGACCTCAAGGTTTAAAAAGAAGAAAAAGAAAGAAAAAAATCAGAAGAGCTGAAGAAGTTGTAGAAGTTACAGAAGTTACAATTCCTGAAGATATTAGAGTTTACGAATTTGCTGAAGCTTGTGGTAAATCAGCATCTGAAGTAATTTCTGTATTATTTGGTCTAGGAATGATGGTTACTAAAAATGACTTCTTAAAACAAGATGAGCTGGAAATTCTTGGTGAAGAGTTTGAAATTGAAGTAACAGTAAAAGATGCTTTAGAAGATGCTAATTATATTGAAGAATATCATGAAGAAGATATTGATGATTCAAACTTTGAAACAAGACCACCAGTAGTTACTATTATGGGTCATGTTGATCATGGTAAAACTTCACTATTAGACAAAATTAGAGAATCTAAGGTTGCAGCAGGTGAAGCTGGTGGTATTACACAACATATTTCTTCTTATACAGTTGAAAAAAATGGTGAAAAAATCACTTTTGTTGATACTCCAGGACATGCCGCGTTCTCTGCTATGAGAGCAAGAGGTGCAAGTGTAACTGATGTTGTAATTATTGTTATTGCAGCTGATGATGGTGTTAAACCACAAACTGAAGAAGTTATTTCTCATGCAAAAGCTTCTGGATGTCCTATTATTGTTGCAGTAAACAAAATAGACAAAGAAGCAGCTAATATTGACATGGTTAAATCACAAATGGCAGAGAGAGATATGACTCCTGTTGATTGGGGTGGAGATATTGAGTTTATTGGAGTATCAGCTAAAACTGGTGCTGGAATTGACGATTTACTAGAAAATATATTACTTCAATCTGAAATCTTAGAACTTAAAGCTGATCCAACTGCAAAAGCAAAAGCTACTGTTGTTGAGTCTTTACTTGAAAAAGGTAGAGGTCCAGTTGCTACTATTATTGTTGAAAATGGTACTTTAAGAGTTGGTGATAATATTGTTTGTGATACTACATATGGTAGAGTAAAAGCAATTACTAATGATATGGGTAAACCTGTAAAAGAGTTAGGTTTATCTGAAACAGGTTCTGTTCTAGGATTAAGTGATGTTCCTGCAGCTGGTGCTATTATGGTTGCACAAGATTCTGATAAAGAAGCTAAAGATATCGCTACTAAAAGAGCTGAGCATGAAAGAGCAAAAGAATTATCTAAGTCTACTAAAGTTTCTCTTGAAGAGATGAGTGGATTAATTGCAGAAGGTAAAATCAAACAACTTCCAGTAATTATTAAAACTGATGTTGGTGGTTCACTTGAAGCTATTAAAGGTTCATTAGAAAAAATTGCTAATGATGAAGTAAAAGTAAAAGTTATTCATGCTGCTGTTGGTGGTATTACTGAATCTGACTTAGTTTTAGCAAGTGCATCTGAGGGTTGTATTATCTTAGGATTTAATGTAAGACCAACTGGTTCTGTTAAGTCAAAAGCAAAAGCTGATGGTATCACAATAAATACTTACTCAATTATTTATGATTTACTTGATGATATTAAAGATACATTATCAGGTATGATGAGTGGTGTTATTAGAGAAGAAAATACTGGTCAAGCAGAGGTTAGAGATACATTTGTTGTTCCTAAAGTTGGTACAGTTGCAGGTTGTATCGTAACTGATGGTAAAGTAATCAGAGGTGGAATGGCAAGAATCATTAGAGATGGTGTTGTTACTTATACAGGTAAAATTTCATCACTTAAGAGATTTAAAGATGATGTTAAAGAAGTATCTAATGGTTACGAGTGTGGTGTAATGTTTGAGAAATTCAATGATATCCAAGTTGGTGATTTTGTTGAGACATTCATTCAAATTGAAGAAAAAGTTTCTATTGACGATAAATAATGAAAAGTATTAATCTACAAAGAACTGAATCTTTACTGATGGAGCTTATACCAGAAGCTCTATCAAGTATGGCTGATGAAAGAATAAGATCTCTACCTATTACAGGTGTAAACTGTAAAAATGGTAAGTATGATGCAATTGTATATTTTGATGGAAGTGATTACGATAAAAATGAAATCAATCAAATTATCTCACTTCTTAAAAAAGCTAATGGTAGAATGAAGTCTCATGTTTTAGCAAGTACAGGTTGGTATAAATGTCCTAACTTTAAATTTGTTAATGATACTTCACTTGAACAATCACGAAATATTGAAGCACTTTTTGCTAAAATAAGTAAAGATAAAAAAGAAGAAGAGTAATGAGTTTAGAAGAATCAATTAAATTAGCTGTTGAGAGTTTAGATGCTCAACTTTATGATATTGTAACTACAAAAGAAAATGATAGAAATATTTATAGAGTTTTAGTTACTGCTAAAGGTGGTATAAACTTAGATAAATGTGCTGAAATATCAAGAATGATTTCACCTATTTTAGATGTTGAAGAGCCAATGAGTGGAGTTTATAATTTAGAAGTTAGCTCACCTGGAATTGAGAGAAAACTTAGAACAAAAGATCATTTTAAAGCCTCAATAGGGGATAAAGTGAAAATAAAAGATATTGCTACAGAAACTTATAAAGGTGAACTTTTAAGTGCTGATGACAATAAAATACTTATTAAAACTGAATTTGGTGAAGAAGAAGTTGAATATGATTCAATTCTTTCTGCATCTACTTATTTTGAATGGTAATAGATTTTAATCTATTACTATTTTTTACAAAACTAATCTAACTATTTATTTAGCCTTCTTAATATATACTTCTTTCAAATATAAACAATTATTGGAAGTAAAATATGAAAATTAATGATAACTTTTTTATGAAATTAGCAATTGATGAAGCATGGAAATATCAATTTATAAGTTTCCCTAACCCTGCTGTTGGATGTGTTGTTGTAAAAGGTGAAAGTGAAATACTAGCAATTGAGGCACATAAAGAAGCTGGACAGGCTCATGCTGAAGTAAATGCACTAAAAGCTGCATTTTTAAAATATTATCCTAATGATATTTTAAAAACAAAAAGTAGTTCAAAACAAATACATGAGTATTTAATCAAAAATCACAATGGTTTTTTTAATGATTGTAAAGTTTATGTAACACTTGAACCTTGTAACCATGAGGGTAAAACACCTGCATGCGCTAATTTATTAAAAGAATTAAAACCACAAAAAGTAATAGTAGCTCATGAAGATTTAAATAACATAGCTAAGGGAGGCTGTGAGACTCTTAAAAATGTAAATATAGATATAGATATAGGATGTATGAAAAAAGAAGCCTATGAGCTTTTATATCCATTTTTGAAGTGGAATAGTGGTACATTTATTTTTTATAAGATGGCTCAAACTTTAAATGGCAGTATTGATGGAAGTATTTCATCAAATTCAGCTAAAGCATATGTGCATACGCTAAGAGACAAAATTGATTTAATGTTGATTGGAGGAAATACAGTCCGAACTGATATGCCAACACTTGATGCAAGATATATAGCAGGACGTGCCCCAGATGTTTTTATATATAGTAAAAACAAAGTATTTGATACAAACATACCTTTATTTAAAATACCAAATAGAAAAGTACATATAAGTGATGATTTATTTAAATTACTTGATTATAAATTTGTAATGGTTGAGGGAACATATAATTTGCTTGATACCTTAAAAGATAGATTAGATTATATTGTTTTATTGGTAAACCCAAAAATAAGAAATGGTGCTAATGCTTTAAATGAAATTGATATTGATTTTGAAATAGTTCATGAAAACTATATAGGTGAAGAAAAGATTATGTTCTTAAAGCGAAAGAGTTAATATAAATTATTATTGAAACTTTTAATATTTGTTGTTAGAAACAAGAGAAAGATTTTTTTGATGAAGGAGCTTACAGGTGTAAGTGACTGAAGATAAGAAATCTTTATCGCAGTTTATAGCGATAAAGATTAATAGTTTATTTAACTTTTTCTAAGTACTCACCAGTTCTTGTATCACATTTAATAGAATCACCTTCTAGAATGTGAAAAGGAATCTGTACAACAGCACCTGATTCTAAAGTAGCAGGTTTTCTACCACCTTGAGAATCACCTTTAAAGTTAGGTGGAGTTTCTACAATTTTTAGTTCAACAGTCA includes the following:
- the plsY gene encoding glycerol-3-phosphate 1-O-acyltransferase PlsY, whose product is MDFLTNPNVLFYLAAYLIGSIPFGLLLAKTFAGVDIKSQGSKSIGATNVLRVVKETNPSLAKKLGIATVILDALKGTVVILIAMSMGMNEQTLWMIAVLAVLGHCYSIYLGLEGGKGVATGLGVYIALVPVATLIGALTWIIAAKVLKISSLSSLLGLTAVIVSATLMNDGLDIGSNAPMYLIAFIIYYKHIPNIVRIIKGEEKKVI
- a CDS encoding dihydroneopterin aldolase, with the protein product MKQNLRINIKELTFKCIIGILPFERKEKQKVIINVSFNYIYKKDYFIDYSEVSDFIKKQMKKKKFELLEEAIAYMEGKLYKLYKINNLKIEISKPDILSDCIVSLSN
- a CDS encoding M23 family metallopeptidase translates to MSFTSRKKSNKVKKLLVYIVVLLIVGITAFVFLSPTFEKNAPKVEFSQDKFWNFKKPLEIKFSDDNEIKSYKVAYFDGKELKKLETKVLNNNGKEILVEVIPPKFNRLQTAPKQIVLKTEVIDNSKWNFFKGNITREDINIDIDRKNPVANVIANSYLIRQGGSASVVVEVKDENLKDFYISFNDEERFELIPFYKKNFYMAIVAWPVTIEEFKRVNLVAIDKAGNKTTTKVPYYIKNLNVKVDDIKISSSFVNKVSKNVLSKSGYDIPDGIAEAFVMANKDLRAENVKIIKDVSRQNLDYSIVTSFDLDAFNQLRGSKTFSRYAERRHYYYNGKKIDEAWHLGMDWASIRNAKIYVTNPGRVVFKEYLGIYGHTAIIDHGFGLSTLYAHTSKLNVELNDFVNAKEHIANTGSTGAVFGDHLHFGVLVQGLEVNPLEWMDKKWIDINIKKILNQAKKVIDTK
- a CDS encoding DUF448 domain-containing protein, with product MANSKKTLRTCVFCRGKFEQKELLRLKCEEKKIVLYNHKGRSFYICSCCIEKVQLDINQRDYKRFENALCRECKNKDKYVLQLKEILADVR
- the nadA gene encoding quinolinate synthase NadA, translating into MNLKEEIIKLKEELDVTLVAHFYQRDEVFELADITGDSLELAKKAKLTDSKFIVFCGVGFMGESVKVLDPNKRVLMPKIACCAMARMIDEGYYEQNLKQINDAGIPNENILPITYINSSARVKARVGEMGGMVCTSSNAYKIIEKGLKSGKKIFFVPDRCLGQNFAKSLNLKSAVVGDGTDLKEADIICYNGFCSVHQQFTVEDIEFYRNKYPDILIAVHPECDPSICDEADFVGSTSQLIKYIKELPEDQKIAVGTEFNMVNRLREKNTYILSSTKPECPTMNETTLEDVYNTLKSIKDDNISKENEIFIDEETVKYARVALERMFEV
- the thrB gene encoding homoserine kinase codes for the protein MKVSVPATSANLGPGFDSLGIAITMKNQVIIRPSKFHSVSLKGEGANNPVLKDNNMFISIFNDFYHNLSHKKRHFRFEFFNEIPLSRGLGSSSAVIVSAIASAYAIEGIKLDKNKLLNLALAYENHPDNITPAVMGGFNVATVQDNEVRYINKSIPKALKAVIVVPNRPISTQLSRKTLPFKYSKDDVIFNISHSSLLTAAFMSEDWKMLRTASLDKVHQKYRMKQMPELFDVQKSALRSGALMSTLSGSGSTLFSICFADDAKRIEKALRNRFSHFKVFTSDFDNTGVKIDL
- the nadC gene encoding carboxylating nicotinate-nucleotide diphosphorylase, with the translated sequence MINIKKFVKNAIIEDNGRGDLFFDVAPKGRFTARAISKSDGIVAGIQYAKVLARTEKFDCKFLKRDGEEIKAGEVIAELEGKASVLLSSERTFLNMLQHASGIATEANKYAKLLEGYDVVLLDTRKTRPQLRDFEKYASRVGGSINHRLGLDDCLMLKDTHLRTIKDLKGFIKKARKRISWVTKIEIECETFSQVEEAMEAGADIIMCDNMTPEQIKDVVKYRDEKYPHILLEASGNINLDTIQTYAKTGVDAISSGSIIHQATWLDFSMKFD
- a CDS encoding DHH family phosphoesterase translates to MEKDFIVSNKIDMADYTKALDLIEKSKYILIITHVNPDPDSIGSALALSNLLHENRIKHKVFNISSDLPENLNFIERFDKITDQLPKFFDLAISVDCGTYKRLGFELDPSIPLINFDHHKSNNGFGTINIVDSQKSSTAEIVYDFFKHNGLYITKNSATALYVGIYDDSLAFSLGRCDELTFDKVNFLVQCGANPSAIANKLLRRDSLAKYRIIPKVLNSLELYKEGEVASIYAKELWFKQTGAHNRDCEDALDMIMSMAIVRVAIFVRVVNGSTRVSLRSKGKFDVARIASNFDGGGHLNAAGCAIDTIDEQEAKNLVIKEIFEFYK
- the lpxC gene encoding UDP-3-O-acyl-N-acetylglucosamine deacetylase; the encoded protein is MKQRTIAKSVEIVGVGLHKGVPVKMKLEPLDSDMGIVFYRVDAGVTIPLEIDNVVDTKMATVIGKDDVVVSTIEHLLSAVYAYGIDNLRVVIDNDEVPVLDGSSSGYCMLIEEAGIKELEKSKKAIKVKKEVEVTTPEGKRVCLKPSNRIIYDFQISFEHPSIGEQNFHFDYSIAEYKENISRARTFGFLHEVQYLRSIGLAKGGSMENAIVLDQSKVLNPEGLRYTDEFVRHKILDAIGDMALLGYTMVGEYDAIAGSHHLNHLLTKELYKDEANYEIIDLEEANEEAEVFELAYSKVEV